TTGGGCAGATGGCCGAGGTCGATCCTTCTGCGGGCACCAACCCGATTGCCTTTACCGCTGCGCAATACAGTCAGTTGTTTGAGAAAGCCCTGCGCGGCACCCTCTAATCTCTAGCTTTACCAGCGCTGCTCGCGTGGGCGAGCAGCGCTGTAGCGAACAGATACATGACCCGCCGGTTCTTCGCTTGCGCTGCCTGCGCGTGACTCCTTATATTCCCCCGGCATTTAAGCGCGCCCGGCTTGCGCCTGCCCGGCTGCAAGCAGGGCCTGTTACCGCAATGGTGAGAGGCCATGATCGAAATAAAAAACCTAACCAAGCGTTTTGCGCAGCACACGGCTGTTGACGACCTGTCCTTCAGTGTTAAGCCCGGTGAAGTACTGGGCTTTCTCGGCCCTAACGGTGCCGGCAAATCCACCACCATGAAGATGCTCACCGGCTTTCTCGCGCCGACCTCAGGCAGTGCCAGCATCCTCGGTTTCGATATCCAGAAAGACACCCTCAAGGCCCAGCGGCAGATCGGTTATCTGCCCGAAGGCGCGCCGTGCTACGGCGATATGACGGTGCGCAGCTTCCTCGAATTTATCGCCGAGGTGCGAGGTTTCAAGGGTGCCGAGAAACGTGAGCGGGTTGCCAAAGCAGTCGCTCAGGTCGAGTTGGACGCCGTGCTGGAACAGTCGATCGAAACCCTCTCGAAAGGCTTCAAGCGCCGCGTCGGTCTGGCCCAGGCGATTCTGCATGACCCCAAGGTGCTGATCCTCGATGAGCCCACCGATGGCCTCGACCCGAATCAGAAGCATCAGGTACGCAAGCTTATCCAGAGCCTGGCACACGACAAGATCGTGATCATCTCCACCCATATCCTTGAGGAAGTCTCCGCTGTGTGCACCCGCGCGGTGGTGATCGCCCACGGCAAGCTGCTGGCCGATGGCACACCGCTGGAGCTGGAAAGCCGCTCGCGCTATCACCAGGCCGTTACCCTGGTGGCTGCCGAGCCGCTGGACCAGGCCGCACTGGCTGCGCTGCCGGGCGTGGCCGGGGTGGAAGAAAATGCCCTGGAGCACAGCCTGAGTATCCTGGCCAAACCGGGTGAAGTGATCTTCCCGCAGGTCAATGCGCTGATCGCCGAGCGCGGTTGGCAGGTCAAGGAATTGAATGTCGAACGCGGGCGGCTGGACGAAGTGTTCCGCAGCCTGACCCGTGGGGAGGTGGTATGAGTCAGCTGTCGGTGGTCTTCAAACGCGAGCTGGCGAGCTACTTCGCCACGCCGCTGGCCTATGTATTTATCCTGATCTTCCTGGTGTTGTCCGGGGTTTTCACCTTCTACCTCGGTGGTTTCTTCGAGAGCGGCCAGGCCAACCTCGCGCCGTTCTTCAACTTCCACCCCTGGCTGTACCTGTTTCTGGTGCCGGCGATTGCCATGCGCCTGTGGGCCGAAGAGCGCAAGAGCGGCACCATCGAGCTGCTGATGACCCTGCCGATCACCCGTTTCGATGCGGTTACCGGCAAGTTCCTCGCCGCCTGGGCCTTTGCCGGTCTGGCGCTGCTGCTGACCTTCCCGATGGTGATCACCGTCAATTACCTCGGTGAGCCGGATAACGGCGCGATCATCACCGGTTACATCGGCAGCTGGCTGCTGGCCGGCGCCTACCTGGCGATTGGTTCGTGCATGTCGGCACTGGCGAAGAACCAGGTGATCGCCTTTATCCTGGCCGTCAGCGTGTGCTTTCTGTTTATCGTCAGTGGCTTCCCCATGGTGCTCGACGGTTTCAGTGGCTGGGCGCCGCAATGGCTGGTGGATGCCGTGGCTTCGCTGAGCTTCCTGACCCGATTCGATGCGATCAGCAAGGGCGTGATCGACCTGCGCGACCTGCTGTATTTCCTCACCCTGATTGCCGCCTGGTTGGCAGCGACGGCGGTGGTAATCGACCTGAAGAAAGCTGACTGAGGCCGCCCATGAAAAAGCTGATGGTTTCCAGCGCCGGGCTTGCACTCATTGCCCTGGCGTTTCTCGCCTTCAACCTGTTCTCCAGCGTCAGCCTTAGCGGCGTGCGTCTGGATCTGACCGAGCAGAAGCTCTACACCCTTTCCAGCGGCACCGAGCAGATTCTTGCCGAGTTGGACGAGCCGGTGGAGCTGAACTTCTTCTACTCCGACACCGCCACCAAGGACCTGCCCGCGCTGCGTACTTACTCCAAGCGCGTTGAGGAAATGCTCAAGGCCTACCAGCGTGAGGCGGATGGCAAACTCAAGCTGACGATCATCGACCCCGCACCGTTCTCCGAGGACGAAGACAAAGCCGCCGAGTTCGGCCTGCAAGGCATTCCGCTGCAGCAGGGCGGCGACTCGATCTACTTCGGCCTGGCCGGCAAAAATGCCGAAGGCCAGACCCAGGTGATCCCGTTCTTCGCCCTGGATCAGGAAGAGTTCCTCGAATACGAACTCAGCCGTCTGGTGCAAAGCCTGGCCAAACCCGAGCGGCCGGTGGTCGGCGTGCTGTCTGGCTTGCAGGTCAACGGCGGTTTCGACATGGCCGCACGCCAGCCGACACCGGCCTGGATGCTGATCGAAGAAATCCGTCAGCTGTTCCAGATCGAAAGCCTCAAGCGCGATGTCGACCTGATCCCGGAAAAGGTTTCGGTGCTGCTGCTGATTCATCCCAAGCAGCTGCCCGAGCAGACCCTGTATGCGATTGACCAGTTCGTCCTGCGTGGCGGCAAGTTGCTGACCTTCGTCGACCCGTTCAGCGAGGCCGATACCCAGGCTGAAATGCCTGGCGAGATGGTTATCGACAAAGCCTCCGACCTGCCCGCGCTGTTCAAGGCCTGGGGCCTGCGCATGGTGCCGGATCAGGTGCTGGGCGACGGCTCCTACGCCATGTCGGTGAGCATGGGTCAGGGCCAGCGCCCTGTGCGTCACGCCGCCTGGCTGAGCCTGCCGAAAAACGCCCTGGACAAGGACGACATCAGCACCGCCTCGCTGGAAACCATCACGGTGGCCACCGCCGGCATGCTGGAGCCGCTGAACGGTGCAAAAACCCAGTTCATCCCGCTGATTCGCAGCTCGCAGTACGCCATGCCGTTTGATGTCAAACGCTTCGGCATGCTGGCCAATCCGGAAGAGCTGATCCGCGAACTCAAGCCCACCGGCGAGCGTTACACCCTGGCCGCGCGTATCAGCGGCCCGGCGCAAACGGCTTTCCCGGAAGGGATCGAAGGGCAGAAGGATGGCCTCAAGCAGGCCGACAACATCAACGTGATCGTTGTTGCCGACACTGACATGCTCACCGACCGCATGTGGGTGCAGGTGCAGGACTTCTTCGGCCAGCGCATCCCGCAGCCGTGGGCGGATAACGCCGGTTTCGCGATCAACGCCCTGGACAACCTGGCTGGCTCCGAAGCGCTGATCAGCGTGCGCTCGCGCGGTCGCTTTACCCGGCCGTTCGAGGTGGTGGACGCGATTCAGCGTGAGGCTGAGGTCAAGTTCCGCGAGAAGGAACAGGCCCTGCAAACGCAACTGGCTGATACCGAGCAGAAGCTCGCCGCCCTGCAGCAGAGCGAGGACCCCAGCAAAGCCCTGGAGCTGACCCCGGAACAGCAGGCCGCTGTGCAGCAGTTTGTGCAGCAGAAGCTGGCGATCCGCAAGGAGCTGCGCGACGTGCGTTACCAGCTGAATGCCGATATCGAGGCCCTGGGCAGCACGCTCAAGTTCCTCAATATCGCCCTGGTGCCGCTGCTGCTGACCCTCGGCGTGCTGGCGCTGTGGTTGTGGCGTCGGCGCCGTCACGGCTGATCCCGCCTGTACCTGCAAAGGGCCGCTTGACGCGGCCCTTTGTGTTTCTGTCCTGTCGGTCAGATAATGCGTGCGCGCCAATGCGCCAAGCGGATCGCCGTGACCGATCTAAGCAGTCCTGTTAACTCAGTCTTGAGGATTAATTAGATGCCTACCCTCCTGGTCAAAATATTCGAAGGCCGCAGTGATGAGATCAAACGCGAGTACGCCAAGGCCCTGACCGACGCGTCGACCAAAGTGCTCGGCTGCGATGCCAGCGCAGTGGATGTGATCTTCGAGGACGTGAAAAAAGGTGACTGGGCCACCGGTGGCGTGATGTGGTCTGAGCGCGACTAGCCGGCCATCACCTCGGCCCGTGGTGATGGGTTACGCCGCTGCGCGGCTAACCCATCCTAGGTCGATTGTTCTGCTCCGCGAATATCGCTGTATAGCTTGTCCTGTATGGCCTGCAGCCTTTCTGCAAAAAGTGCTTTTCAGTCATAAACGCTGTTTTATACTCGGCCTTCGGTGATGGCCGGGTATTCGCCTGCAGGCCGCGCCACACAATAAAAACTGCACGCTGGAGATACAGGTAATGGCTGAGCGCGAGACAGGCACCGTCAAGTGGTTCAATGATTCCAAGGGTTATGGCTTTATTCAGCGCGAGAGCGGCGCGGACGTGTTCGTGCATTTCCGGGCGATCCGTGGCGAAGGCCATCGCACCCTGCTCGAAGGGCAGAAGGTCGAGTTTGCCGTGACCCAGGGGCAGAAGGGCTTGCAGGCTGACGACGTGTCCGCCGTTTAAGCCCACTGCCTCAGTAGAAAAGCCCATCGCCGATGGGCTTTTTGCTTTCTGCCCTTCGGTCGTTTTCCCCCAGGCAAAAATGCGACAATCGCCGCCTTCCTGCTCTTCCCCTTGACCCCATCCCGCGATTACCCGATGACCGCCGCCATGCCCGCCGTTGACCAACTGCTGAAAAACCTCGACCAGACCCTGCTGGGCGACCGTCATCGCCTGCGCCGCCAGTTGCATGAGCTGCGCAAGCAGACGCCGGTGGACGAAGCCAAGCTGGCCCAGTGGTTGCAGCGTTTCGAGGCATCCCGGGCCAAGGTTGAGGCGCGCAGGCGTAGCGTGCCGACCATGCGTTACGACGATGCGCTGCCGATTGCCGCCAAACGCGACGAGATCAAGGCCGCCATCAGCCAGCACCAGGTGGTGGTAATCGCCGGCGAAACCGGTTCGGGCAAGACCACTCAGCTGCCGAAGATCTGCCTGGAACTGGGCCGTGGTGTGCACGGGCTGATCGGCCACACCCAACCGCGCCGCTTGGCCGCGCGCAGCGTGGCCACCCGAGTAGCGGAAGAAATTGGCACGCCGCTGGGCGAGCTGGTCGGCTATCAGGTGCGTTTCGAGGACCAGAGCAACGAGCGCAGCCTGATCAAGCTGATGACCGACGGCATCCTGCTGGCCGAAACCCAGCACGACCGTTACCTGGAAAAGTACGACACCATCATCGTCGACGAAGCCCACGAACGCAGCCTGAACATCGACTTTCTGCTGGGCTTTCTGAAAACCCTGCTGGTGCGACGCCCTGACCTGAAGCTGATCATCACCTCGGCGACCATCGACCTGCAGCGCTTCTCTGAGCATTTTGGCGGCGCGCCGATTGTCGAGGTGTCCGGGCGTACCTTCCCGGTGGAGACCTGGTATCGGCCGCTGGCCGCCGAGCAGGACGAAGACGGCAACCGCGTCGAAGAAGACCTGTCGGTCGATCAGGCGATTCTCGCTGCCCTGGATGAAATCAGCGCGTTCGAGAAAGCCGAAGGCAAGCGCCCTGGCGACATTCTGGTGTTCCTGCCCGGTGAGCGCGA
This DNA window, taken from Pseudomonas sp. SG20056, encodes the following:
- a CDS encoding ATP-binding cassette domain-containing protein produces the protein MIEIKNLTKRFAQHTAVDDLSFSVKPGEVLGFLGPNGAGKSTTMKMLTGFLAPTSGSASILGFDIQKDTLKAQRQIGYLPEGAPCYGDMTVRSFLEFIAEVRGFKGAEKRERVAKAVAQVELDAVLEQSIETLSKGFKRRVGLAQAILHDPKVLILDEPTDGLDPNQKHQVRKLIQSLAHDKIVIISTHILEEVSAVCTRAVVIAHGKLLADGTPLELESRSRYHQAVTLVAAEPLDQAALAALPGVAGVEENALEHSLSILAKPGEVIFPQVNALIAERGWQVKELNVERGRLDEVFRSLTRGEVV
- a CDS encoding ABC transporter permease subunit, whose translation is MSQLSVVFKRELASYFATPLAYVFILIFLVLSGVFTFYLGGFFESGQANLAPFFNFHPWLYLFLVPAIAMRLWAEERKSGTIELLMTLPITRFDAVTGKFLAAWAFAGLALLLTFPMVITVNYLGEPDNGAIITGYIGSWLLAGAYLAIGSCMSALAKNQVIAFILAVSVCFLFIVSGFPMVLDGFSGWAPQWLVDAVASLSFLTRFDAISKGVIDLRDLLYFLTLIAAWLAATAVVIDLKKAD
- a CDS encoding Gldg family protein: MKKLMVSSAGLALIALAFLAFNLFSSVSLSGVRLDLTEQKLYTLSSGTEQILAELDEPVELNFFYSDTATKDLPALRTYSKRVEEMLKAYQREADGKLKLTIIDPAPFSEDEDKAAEFGLQGIPLQQGGDSIYFGLAGKNAEGQTQVIPFFALDQEEFLEYELSRLVQSLAKPERPVVGVLSGLQVNGGFDMAARQPTPAWMLIEEIRQLFQIESLKRDVDLIPEKVSVLLLIHPKQLPEQTLYAIDQFVLRGGKLLTFVDPFSEADTQAEMPGEMVIDKASDLPALFKAWGLRMVPDQVLGDGSYAMSVSMGQGQRPVRHAAWLSLPKNALDKDDISTASLETITVATAGMLEPLNGAKTQFIPLIRSSQYAMPFDVKRFGMLANPEELIRELKPTGERYTLAARISGPAQTAFPEGIEGQKDGLKQADNINVIVVADTDMLTDRMWVQVQDFFGQRIPQPWADNAGFAINALDNLAGSEALISVRSRGRFTRPFEVVDAIQREAEVKFREKEQALQTQLADTEQKLAALQQSEDPSKALELTPEQQAAVQQFVQQKLAIRKELRDVRYQLNADIEALGSTLKFLNIALVPLLLTLGVLALWLWRRRRHG
- a CDS encoding 4-oxalocrotonate tautomerase → MPTLLVKIFEGRSDEIKREYAKALTDASTKVLGCDASAVDVIFEDVKKGDWATGGVMWSERD
- a CDS encoding cold-shock protein; this encodes MAERETGTVKWFNDSKGYGFIQRESGADVFVHFRAIRGEGHRTLLEGQKVEFAVTQGQKGLQADDVSAV